Proteins from a genomic interval of Microtus ochrogaster isolate Prairie Vole_2 chromosome 24, MicOch1.0, whole genome shotgun sequence:
- the Dctn2 gene encoding dynactin subunit 2 isoform X1: protein MADPKYADLPGIARNEPDVYETSDLPEDDQAEFDAFAQELEELTSTSVEHIIVNPNAAYDKFKDKRVGTKGLDFSDRIGKTKRTGYESGDYEMLGEGLGVKETPQQKYQRLLHEVQELTTEVEKIKTTVKESATEEKLTPVVLAKQLAALKQQLVASHLEKLLGPDAAINLTDPDGALAKRLLLQLEATKNSKGTSGGRSTGGTPPESGLVTYELHSRPEQDKFSQAAKVAELEKRLTELEATVRCDQDAQNPLSAGLQGACLMETVELLQAKVSALDLAVLDQVEARLQSVLGKVNEIAKHKASVEDADTQSKVHQLYETIQRWSPTASALPELVQRLVTIKQLHEQAMQFGQLLTHLDTTQQMIAASLKDNATLLTQVQTTMRENLATVEGNFASIDERMKKLGK from the exons GAGGAGCTAACCAGCACGAGCGTGGAGCACATCATTGTCAATCCCAATGCTGCCTatgacaagttcaaggacaaGAGAGTGGGGACAAAGGGCCTCG ATTTCTCAGATCGCATTGGGAAAACCAAGAGGACAGGATACGAATCTGGAGACTATGAGATG cttggCGAGGGCCTGGGTGTGAAGGAGACACCGCAGCAGAAGTACCAGCGGCTACTGCATGAAGTCCAGGAGCTGACAACTGAAGTGGAGAAAATCAAG ACGACAGTGAAGGAGTCAGCCACTGAGGAGAAACTGACCCCTGTGGTGCTGGCTAAACAGCTGGCAGCCCTGAAGCAGCAGCTGGTTGCTTCTCACCTGGAGAAGCTGTTGGGACCTGATGCTGCCATCAACCTCACTGACCCGGATGGAGCCCTGGCTAA GCGCTTACTGCTGCAGCTGGAAGCCACAAAGAACAGCAAAGGGACTTCAGGAGGAAGGAGCACAGGTGGGACCCCCCCAGAGAGTGGCCTTGTCACTTACGAACTGCACTCTCGGCCTGAGCAGGACAAGTTCTCACAAGCTGCCAAA GTTGCAGAACTTGAGAAGCGTCTGACAGAGCTGGAGGCCACTGTCCGCTGTGATCAGGATGCTCAG AATCCCCTTTCTGCAGGTCTGCAGGGAGCCTGCCTTATG GAAACTGTAGAACTGTTGCAGGCCAAGGTGAGCGCCCTGGACCTTGCAGTTTTGGACCAAGTAGAGGCTCGGCTGCAG AGTGTCCTGGGAAAGGTGAATGAAATTGCCAAGCACAAAGCCTCTGTGGAGGATGCGGACACACAGAGCAAG GTGCACCAGCTTTATGAAACCATACAGCGCTGGAGCcccactgcctctgccctccctgaGCTGGTGCAGAGACTAGTCACCATCAAGCAGCTACACGAGCAAG CTATGCAGTTTGGCCAGCTCCTGACACACTTGGATACTACCCAACAAATGATTGCCGCCTCCCTTAAGGACAATGCCACTCTCCTGACCCAG GTACAGACAACTATGCGTGAGAACTTGGCCACGGTCGAGGGGAATTTTGCCAGCATCGATGAGAGGATGAAGAAGCTGGGGAAGTGA
- the Dctn2 gene encoding dynactin subunit 2 isoform X3 — MADPKYADLPGIARNEPDVYETSDLPEDDQAEFDAEELTSTSVEHIIVNPNAAYDKFKDKRVGTKGLDFSDRIGKTKRTGYESGDYEMLGEGLGVKETPQQKYQRLLHEVQELTTEVEKIKTTVKESATEEKLTPVVLAKQLAALKQQLVASHLEKLLGPDAAINLTDPDGALAKRLLLQLEATKNSKGTSGGRSTGGTPPESGLVTYELHSRPEQDKFSQAAKVAELEKRLTELEATVRCDQDAQNPLSAGLQGACLMETVELLQAKVSALDLAVLDQVEARLQSVLGKVNEIAKHKASVEDADTQSKVHQLYETIQRWSPTASALPELVQRLVTIKQLHEQAMQFGQLLTHLDTTQQMIAASLKDNATLLTQVQTTMRENLATVEGNFASIDERMKKLGK, encoded by the exons GAGGAGCTAACCAGCACGAGCGTGGAGCACATCATTGTCAATCCCAATGCTGCCTatgacaagttcaaggacaaGAGAGTGGGGACAAAGGGCCTCG ATTTCTCAGATCGCATTGGGAAAACCAAGAGGACAGGATACGAATCTGGAGACTATGAGATG cttggCGAGGGCCTGGGTGTGAAGGAGACACCGCAGCAGAAGTACCAGCGGCTACTGCATGAAGTCCAGGAGCTGACAACTGAAGTGGAGAAAATCAAG ACGACAGTGAAGGAGTCAGCCACTGAGGAGAAACTGACCCCTGTGGTGCTGGCTAAACAGCTGGCAGCCCTGAAGCAGCAGCTGGTTGCTTCTCACCTGGAGAAGCTGTTGGGACCTGATGCTGCCATCAACCTCACTGACCCGGATGGAGCCCTGGCTAA GCGCTTACTGCTGCAGCTGGAAGCCACAAAGAACAGCAAAGGGACTTCAGGAGGAAGGAGCACAGGTGGGACCCCCCCAGAGAGTGGCCTTGTCACTTACGAACTGCACTCTCGGCCTGAGCAGGACAAGTTCTCACAAGCTGCCAAA GTTGCAGAACTTGAGAAGCGTCTGACAGAGCTGGAGGCCACTGTCCGCTGTGATCAGGATGCTCAG AATCCCCTTTCTGCAGGTCTGCAGGGAGCCTGCCTTATG GAAACTGTAGAACTGTTGCAGGCCAAGGTGAGCGCCCTGGACCTTGCAGTTTTGGACCAAGTAGAGGCTCGGCTGCAG AGTGTCCTGGGAAAGGTGAATGAAATTGCCAAGCACAAAGCCTCTGTGGAGGATGCGGACACACAGAGCAAG GTGCACCAGCTTTATGAAACCATACAGCGCTGGAGCcccactgcctctgccctccctgaGCTGGTGCAGAGACTAGTCACCATCAAGCAGCTACACGAGCAAG CTATGCAGTTTGGCCAGCTCCTGACACACTTGGATACTACCCAACAAATGATTGCCGCCTCCCTTAAGGACAATGCCACTCTCCTGACCCAG GTACAGACAACTATGCGTGAGAACTTGGCCACGGTCGAGGGGAATTTTGCCAGCATCGATGAGAGGATGAAGAAGCTGGGGAAGTGA
- the Ddit3 gene encoding DNA damage-inducible transcript 3 protein: MAAESLPFTLDTVSSWELEAWYEDLQEVLSSDENGGPYISSAGNEEEESKTFTTLDPASLAWLTEEPGPAEITSSSQSPRSPDSSQSSMAQEEEEDQGRTRKRKQSGQCPARGGKQRMKEREQENERKVAQLAEENERLKREIERLTREVEATRRALIDRMVNLHQA; the protein is encoded by the exons ATGGCAGCTGAGTCCCTGCCTTTCACCTTGGACACAGTGTCCAGCTGGGAGCTGGAAGCCTGGTACGAGGATCTGCAGGAGGTGCTGTCCTCAGATGAAAATGGGGGTCCCTATATCTCATCCGCTGGAAACGAAGAG GAGGAGTCAAAAACCTTCACTACTCTCGACCCCGCATCCCTAGCTTGGCTGACTGAGGAGCCAGGACCAGCAGAGATCACAAGCTCCTCCCAGAGTCCTCGCTCTCCAGATTCCAGTCAGAGCTCTATggctcaggaggaagaggaagatcaaGGAAGAACTAGGAAACGGAAACAGAGTGGTCAGTGCCCAGCCCGGGGTGGGAAGCAACgcatgaaggagagagaacaggaaaatgagaGGAAAGTGGCCCAGCTAGCTGAAGAGAATGAGCGGCTCAAGCGGGAAATCGAGCGCCTGACCAGGGAGGTAGAGGCCACTCGCCGGGCTCTGATCGACCGCATGGTAAATCTGCACCAAGCATGA
- the Dctn2 gene encoding dynactin subunit 2 isoform X2 → MADPKYADLPGIARNEPDVYETSDLPEDDQAEFDAELEELTSTSVEHIIVNPNAAYDKFKDKRVGTKGLDFSDRIGKTKRTGYESGDYEMLGEGLGVKETPQQKYQRLLHEVQELTTEVEKIKTTVKESATEEKLTPVVLAKQLAALKQQLVASHLEKLLGPDAAINLTDPDGALAKRLLLQLEATKNSKGTSGGRSTGGTPPESGLVTYELHSRPEQDKFSQAAKVAELEKRLTELEATVRCDQDAQNPLSAGLQGACLMETVELLQAKVSALDLAVLDQVEARLQSVLGKVNEIAKHKASVEDADTQSKVHQLYETIQRWSPTASALPELVQRLVTIKQLHEQAMQFGQLLTHLDTTQQMIAASLKDNATLLTQVQTTMRENLATVEGNFASIDERMKKLGK, encoded by the exons GAGGAGCTAACCAGCACGAGCGTGGAGCACATCATTGTCAATCCCAATGCTGCCTatgacaagttcaaggacaaGAGAGTGGGGACAAAGGGCCTCG ATTTCTCAGATCGCATTGGGAAAACCAAGAGGACAGGATACGAATCTGGAGACTATGAGATG cttggCGAGGGCCTGGGTGTGAAGGAGACACCGCAGCAGAAGTACCAGCGGCTACTGCATGAAGTCCAGGAGCTGACAACTGAAGTGGAGAAAATCAAG ACGACAGTGAAGGAGTCAGCCACTGAGGAGAAACTGACCCCTGTGGTGCTGGCTAAACAGCTGGCAGCCCTGAAGCAGCAGCTGGTTGCTTCTCACCTGGAGAAGCTGTTGGGACCTGATGCTGCCATCAACCTCACTGACCCGGATGGAGCCCTGGCTAA GCGCTTACTGCTGCAGCTGGAAGCCACAAAGAACAGCAAAGGGACTTCAGGAGGAAGGAGCACAGGTGGGACCCCCCCAGAGAGTGGCCTTGTCACTTACGAACTGCACTCTCGGCCTGAGCAGGACAAGTTCTCACAAGCTGCCAAA GTTGCAGAACTTGAGAAGCGTCTGACAGAGCTGGAGGCCACTGTCCGCTGTGATCAGGATGCTCAG AATCCCCTTTCTGCAGGTCTGCAGGGAGCCTGCCTTATG GAAACTGTAGAACTGTTGCAGGCCAAGGTGAGCGCCCTGGACCTTGCAGTTTTGGACCAAGTAGAGGCTCGGCTGCAG AGTGTCCTGGGAAAGGTGAATGAAATTGCCAAGCACAAAGCCTCTGTGGAGGATGCGGACACACAGAGCAAG GTGCACCAGCTTTATGAAACCATACAGCGCTGGAGCcccactgcctctgccctccctgaGCTGGTGCAGAGACTAGTCACCATCAAGCAGCTACACGAGCAAG CTATGCAGTTTGGCCAGCTCCTGACACACTTGGATACTACCCAACAAATGATTGCCGCCTCCCTTAAGGACAATGCCACTCTCCTGACCCAG GTACAGACAACTATGCGTGAGAACTTGGCCACGGTCGAGGGGAATTTTGCCAGCATCGATGAGAGGATGAAGAAGCTGGGGAAGTGA
- the Mbd6 gene encoding methyl-CpG-binding domain protein 6 isoform X1 has translation MNGGNESSGADRAGGPVATSVPIGWQRCVREGAVFYISPSGTELSSLEQTRSYLLSDGTCKCGLECPLNVPKVFNFDPLAPVTPGGAGVGPASEEDMTKLCNHRRKAVAMATLYRSMETTCSHSSPGEGASPQMFHTVSPGPPSVRPPCRVPPTTPLNGGPGPLPQEPPSVPQSFPPLTGPAGLFPPPRLPDPVPSGGSSSPCFLPRGNAPSPAPPPPPAISLNAPSYNWRASLRSNLVPSDLGSPPASHASSSPPSDSPLFHCSDALTPPPLPPSNNLPGPPGPSGPATQPPVSSATMHLPLVLGSLGGAPTVEGPGAPPFLASSLLSAAAKAQHPPLPPPSTLQGRRPRAQAPSAAHSSPRPSQRRPRRPPTVLRLLEGGGPQTPRRSRPRAPAPVPQAFPLPEPSQPILPSVLSLLGLPAPGPSHSDGSFNLLGSDAHLPPPPTLSSGSPPQPRHPIQPSLPGTTSGSLSSVPGAPAPPAASKAPVVPSPVLQSPSDGLGMGAGPACPLPPLAGGEAFPFPSPEQGLALGGAGFPGMLGALPLPLSLGQPPPSPLLSHSLFGVLAGGGQPPPEPLLPPPGGPGPPLAPGEPEGPSLLVASLLSPPPSDLLPPPPAPTSNLLASFLPLLALGPTAGDGEGSAEGSGGPSGEPFSGLGDLPPLLFPPLSAPPTLIALNSALLAASLDPPSGTPPQPCVLSAPQPGPPTSSVTTATTDPGASSLGKAPSNSGRPPQLLSPLLSASLLGDLSSLTSSPGTLPSLLQPPGPLLSSQLGLQLLPGGGAPPSLSETSSPLACLLQSLQQIPPEQPDAPCLAPESPASALEPEPARPPLSALAPPHGSPDPPVPELLTGRGSGKRGRRGGGGLRGINGETRPGRGRKPGSRREPGRLALKWGTRGSFNGQMERSPRRTHHWQHNGELAEGGAEPKDPPLPGPHSEDLKVPPGTVRKSRRGRRRKYNPARNSSSSRQDVPLEPSPTTRAAVPLPPRARPGRPAKNKRRKLAP, from the exons ATGAATGGGGGCAATGAGAGCAGTGGAGCAGACAGAGCTGGGGGCCCTGTGGCCACATCTGTCCCCATCGGTTGGCAGCGCTGTGTGCGAGAAGGTGCCGTGTTCTATATCAG CCCAAGTGGCACAGAGCTGTCTTCCTTGGAGCAAACCCGGAGCTACCTCCTCAGCGATGGGACCTGCAAGTGCGGTCTGGAGTGTCCACTCAATGTCCCCAAG GTTTTCAACTTTGACCCTTTGGCCCCGGTGACCCcgggtggggctggggtggggcctgCATCAGAGGAGGACATGACCAAGCTGTGCAACCACAGGCGGAAagctgttgccatggcaactcTGTACCGCAGCATGGAGACCACCTGCTCACACTCTTCTCCTG GAGAGGGAGCAAGCCCCCAAATGTTCCACACTGTGTCCCCAGGGCCCCCCTCTGTCCGCCCTCCTTGTCGAGTTCCTCCTACAACTCCTCTTAATGGGGGTCCTGGCCCCCTTCCCCAAGAACCACCCTCAGTTCCCCAGTCCTTCCCCCCTCTAACAGGCCCTGCAGGGCTCTTCCCACCACCACGGCTTCCGGATCCAGTTCCCTCTGGGGGCAGCAGCAGCCCTTGTTTCCTCCCAAGAGGCAAtgctccctctccagccccacctcctccacctgCTATCAGCCTCAATGCTCCCTCCTACAACTGGAGAGCGTCTCTCCGCTCCAACCTGGTGCCCTCTGACCTGGGCTCTCCTCCAGCCTCtcatgcctcctcctccccaccttcagACTCTCCTCTCTTCCACTGTAGTGATGCCTTAACacctcctcccctgcccccaagcAATAATCTCCCCGGTCCCCCTGGTCCCTCTGGTCCTGCCACTCAGCCACCAGTGTCTTCAGCCACTATGCACCTGCCCTTGGTCCTGGGATCACTGGGAGGGGCCCCCACAGTGGAGGGACCTGGGGCACCCCCATTCCTTGCTAGCAGCCTACTCTCTGCAGCGGCCAAGGCACAGCATCCCCCGCTGCCCCCTCCCAGCACTTTACAGGGCCGAAGGCCCCGTGCCCAGGCACCCTCAGCTGCCCACTCATCACCCCGCCCCTCCCAGCGTCGTCCTCGCCGGCCCCCAACTGTCTTGCGACTGCTAGAAGGGGGAGGCCCTCAAACTCCTAGACGGAGCCGTCCTAGGGCCCCTGCTCCTGTCCCCCAGGCCTTTCCTCTCCCAGAGCCATCCCAGCCTATTCTCCCTTCTGTGCTGTCTCTGCTGGGACTCCCCGCCCCTGGCCCATCCCACTCTGATGGAAGCTTTAACCTTTTGGGGTCAGATGcacaccttcctcctcccccaaccctctccTCAGGGAGCCCTCCCCAGCCCAGGCACCCCATTCAGCCCTCTCTGCCTGGGACCACCAGTGGCAGCCTCAGCAGTGTGCCAG gTGCCCCTGCCCCACCAGCTGCCTCCAAAGCCCCTGTAGTCCCCAGTCCTGTGCTTCAAAGCCCATCTGATGGGCTGGGGATGGGGGCAGGCCcagcctgccctctgcctcccttggcTGGTGGGGAGGCTttccctttccccagccctgagCAGGGCCTGGCACTCGGTGGAGCTGGTTTCCCAGGGATGCTGGGGGCCTTGCCTCTCCCTCTAAGTCTGGGACAGCCTCCACCTTCTCCATTACTTAGCCACAGTTTATTTGGTGTGCTGGCTGGGGGAGGACAGCCTCCCCCTGAGCCCCTGCTACCCCCACCAGGGGGACCTGGCCCTCCCTTGGCCCCAGGCGAGCCTGAAGGGCCTTCGCTTTTGGTGGCTTCTTTGCTTTCACCACCCCCTTCAgacctcctcccccctcctcctgcaCCCACTAGCAATCTTCTAGCTTCTTTTCTGCCCCTGTTGGCCCTGGGCCCCACagctggggatggggaaggaTCTGCAGAGGGGTCCGGGGGTCCAAGTGGGGAGCCATTTTCAGGTTTGGGAGACCTGCCCCCGCTACTATTCCCCCCACTTTCAGCACCCCCCACCCTCATAGCTTTAAATTCTGcgctgctggctgccagcctggaTCCCCCCTCGGGGACACCCCCCCAG CCCTGTGTCCTGAGTGCCCCCCAACCTGGACCACCTACCTCCAGTGTCACCACGGCAACTACTGACCCGGGGGCCTCCTCTCTGGGCAAGGCCCCCTCCAACTCAGGGAGACCCCCCCAACTTCTTAGCCCTCTGCTGAGTGCCAGCCTGCTGG GTGATCTGTCTTCACTGACCAGCAGCCCTGGAACCCTCCCCAgcctgctgcagcctcctggcCCTCTTCTTTCCAGCCAGTTAGGACTGCAGCTCCTCCCTGGGGGGGGAGCACCCCCCTCCCTGTCAGAGACTTCTAGTCCCCTAGCCTGCCTGCTACAGAGTCTCCAG CAGATCCCTCCAGAGCAGCCAGATGCCCCCTGTCTGGCCCCTGAGAGCCCTGCCTCAGCCCTTGAACCGGAGCCTGCCCGGCCTCCCCTCAGTGCCTTAGCCCCACCCCATGGTTCTCCTGACCCCCCAGTCCCAGAGCTGCTCACTGGGAGGGGGTCAGGGAAACGGGGccggaggggaggagggggacttAGGGGCATTAATGGCGAGACCAGGCCAGGCAGAGGCCGAAAGCCTGGCAGCCGCCGAGAACCTGGCCGACTGGCCCTCAAGTGGGGGACACGTGGTAGCTTCAATGGACAAATGGAACGGTCCCCAAGAAGGACCCACCACTGGCAGCATAATGGGGAGCTAGCTGAAGGGGGTGCTGAGCCCAAGGATCCACCCCTTCCTGGGCCCCATTCTGAGGACCTTAAG GTGCCCCCAGGGACAGTCAGAAAGTCTCGTCGTGGCCGGAGGAGAAAATACAA CCCTGCCCGGAACAGCAGCAGTTCCCGCCAGGACGTCCCCTTGGAACCCAGCCCTACAACACGC GCGgctgtccctctgcctccccggGCCCGCCCTGGACGTCCTGCCAAAAATAAGAGGAGGAAACTGGCCCCATAG
- the Mbd6 gene encoding methyl-CpG-binding domain protein 6 isoform X2 — protein sequence MNGGNESSGADRAGGPVATSVPIGWQRCVREGAVFYISPSGTELSSLEQTRSYLLSDGTCKCGLECPLNVPKVFNFDPLAPVTPGGAGVGPASEEDMTKLCNHRRKAVAMATLYRSMETTCSHSSPGEGASPQMFHTVSPGPPSVRPPCRVPPTTPLNGGPGPLPQEPPSVPQSFPPLTGPAGLFPPPRLPDPVPSGGSSSPCFLPRGNAPSPAPPPPPAISLNAPSYNWRASLRSNLVPSDLGSPPASHASSSPPSDSPLFHCSDALTPPPLPPSNNLPGPPGPSGPATQPPVSSATMHLPLVLGSLGGAPTVEGPGAPPFLASSLLSAAAKAQHPPLPPPSTLQGRRPRAQAPSAAHSSPRPSQRRPRRPPTVLRLLEGGGPQTPRRSRPRAPAPVPQAFPLPEPSQPILPSVLSLLGLPAPGPSHSDGSFNLLGSDAHLPPPPTLSSGSPPQPRHPIQPSLPGTTSGSLSSVPGAPAPPAASKAPVVPSPVLQSPSDGLGMGAGPACPLPPLAGGEAFPFPSPEQGLALGGAGFPGMLGALPLPLSLGQPPPSPLLSHSLFGVLAGGGQPPPEPLLPPPGGPGPPLAPGEPEGPSLLVASLLSPPPSDLLPPPPAPTSNLLASFLPLLALGPTAGDGEGSAEGSGGPSGEPFSGLGDLPPLLFPPLSAPPTLIALNSALLAASLDPPSGTPPQPCVLSAPQPGPPTSSVTTATTDPGASSLGKAPSNSGRPPQLLSPLLSASLLGDLSSLTSSPGTLPSLLQPPGPLLSSQLGLQLLPGGGAPPSLSETSSPLACLLQSLQIPPEQPDAPCLAPESPASALEPEPARPPLSALAPPHGSPDPPVPELLTGRGSGKRGRRGGGGLRGINGETRPGRGRKPGSRREPGRLALKWGTRGSFNGQMERSPRRTHHWQHNGELAEGGAEPKDPPLPGPHSEDLKVPPGTVRKSRRGRRRKYNPARNSSSSRQDVPLEPSPTTRAAVPLPPRARPGRPAKNKRRKLAP from the exons ATGAATGGGGGCAATGAGAGCAGTGGAGCAGACAGAGCTGGGGGCCCTGTGGCCACATCTGTCCCCATCGGTTGGCAGCGCTGTGTGCGAGAAGGTGCCGTGTTCTATATCAG CCCAAGTGGCACAGAGCTGTCTTCCTTGGAGCAAACCCGGAGCTACCTCCTCAGCGATGGGACCTGCAAGTGCGGTCTGGAGTGTCCACTCAATGTCCCCAAG GTTTTCAACTTTGACCCTTTGGCCCCGGTGACCCcgggtggggctggggtggggcctgCATCAGAGGAGGACATGACCAAGCTGTGCAACCACAGGCGGAAagctgttgccatggcaactcTGTACCGCAGCATGGAGACCACCTGCTCACACTCTTCTCCTG GAGAGGGAGCAAGCCCCCAAATGTTCCACACTGTGTCCCCAGGGCCCCCCTCTGTCCGCCCTCCTTGTCGAGTTCCTCCTACAACTCCTCTTAATGGGGGTCCTGGCCCCCTTCCCCAAGAACCACCCTCAGTTCCCCAGTCCTTCCCCCCTCTAACAGGCCCTGCAGGGCTCTTCCCACCACCACGGCTTCCGGATCCAGTTCCCTCTGGGGGCAGCAGCAGCCCTTGTTTCCTCCCAAGAGGCAAtgctccctctccagccccacctcctccacctgCTATCAGCCTCAATGCTCCCTCCTACAACTGGAGAGCGTCTCTCCGCTCCAACCTGGTGCCCTCTGACCTGGGCTCTCCTCCAGCCTCtcatgcctcctcctccccaccttcagACTCTCCTCTCTTCCACTGTAGTGATGCCTTAACacctcctcccctgcccccaagcAATAATCTCCCCGGTCCCCCTGGTCCCTCTGGTCCTGCCACTCAGCCACCAGTGTCTTCAGCCACTATGCACCTGCCCTTGGTCCTGGGATCACTGGGAGGGGCCCCCACAGTGGAGGGACCTGGGGCACCCCCATTCCTTGCTAGCAGCCTACTCTCTGCAGCGGCCAAGGCACAGCATCCCCCGCTGCCCCCTCCCAGCACTTTACAGGGCCGAAGGCCCCGTGCCCAGGCACCCTCAGCTGCCCACTCATCACCCCGCCCCTCCCAGCGTCGTCCTCGCCGGCCCCCAACTGTCTTGCGACTGCTAGAAGGGGGAGGCCCTCAAACTCCTAGACGGAGCCGTCCTAGGGCCCCTGCTCCTGTCCCCCAGGCCTTTCCTCTCCCAGAGCCATCCCAGCCTATTCTCCCTTCTGTGCTGTCTCTGCTGGGACTCCCCGCCCCTGGCCCATCCCACTCTGATGGAAGCTTTAACCTTTTGGGGTCAGATGcacaccttcctcctcccccaaccctctccTCAGGGAGCCCTCCCCAGCCCAGGCACCCCATTCAGCCCTCTCTGCCTGGGACCACCAGTGGCAGCCTCAGCAGTGTGCCAG gTGCCCCTGCCCCACCAGCTGCCTCCAAAGCCCCTGTAGTCCCCAGTCCTGTGCTTCAAAGCCCATCTGATGGGCTGGGGATGGGGGCAGGCCcagcctgccctctgcctcccttggcTGGTGGGGAGGCTttccctttccccagccctgagCAGGGCCTGGCACTCGGTGGAGCTGGTTTCCCAGGGATGCTGGGGGCCTTGCCTCTCCCTCTAAGTCTGGGACAGCCTCCACCTTCTCCATTACTTAGCCACAGTTTATTTGGTGTGCTGGCTGGGGGAGGACAGCCTCCCCCTGAGCCCCTGCTACCCCCACCAGGGGGACCTGGCCCTCCCTTGGCCCCAGGCGAGCCTGAAGGGCCTTCGCTTTTGGTGGCTTCTTTGCTTTCACCACCCCCTTCAgacctcctcccccctcctcctgcaCCCACTAGCAATCTTCTAGCTTCTTTTCTGCCCCTGTTGGCCCTGGGCCCCACagctggggatggggaaggaTCTGCAGAGGGGTCCGGGGGTCCAAGTGGGGAGCCATTTTCAGGTTTGGGAGACCTGCCCCCGCTACTATTCCCCCCACTTTCAGCACCCCCCACCCTCATAGCTTTAAATTCTGcgctgctggctgccagcctggaTCCCCCCTCGGGGACACCCCCCCAG CCCTGTGTCCTGAGTGCCCCCCAACCTGGACCACCTACCTCCAGTGTCACCACGGCAACTACTGACCCGGGGGCCTCCTCTCTGGGCAAGGCCCCCTCCAACTCAGGGAGACCCCCCCAACTTCTTAGCCCTCTGCTGAGTGCCAGCCTGCTGG GTGATCTGTCTTCACTGACCAGCAGCCCTGGAACCCTCCCCAgcctgctgcagcctcctggcCCTCTTCTTTCCAGCCAGTTAGGACTGCAGCTCCTCCCTGGGGGGGGAGCACCCCCCTCCCTGTCAGAGACTTCTAGTCCCCTAGCCTGCCTGCTACAGAGTCTCCAG ATCCCTCCAGAGCAGCCAGATGCCCCCTGTCTGGCCCCTGAGAGCCCTGCCTCAGCCCTTGAACCGGAGCCTGCCCGGCCTCCCCTCAGTGCCTTAGCCCCACCCCATGGTTCTCCTGACCCCCCAGTCCCAGAGCTGCTCACTGGGAGGGGGTCAGGGAAACGGGGccggaggggaggagggggacttAGGGGCATTAATGGCGAGACCAGGCCAGGCAGAGGCCGAAAGCCTGGCAGCCGCCGAGAACCTGGCCGACTGGCCCTCAAGTGGGGGACACGTGGTAGCTTCAATGGACAAATGGAACGGTCCCCAAGAAGGACCCACCACTGGCAGCATAATGGGGAGCTAGCTGAAGGGGGTGCTGAGCCCAAGGATCCACCCCTTCCTGGGCCCCATTCTGAGGACCTTAAG GTGCCCCCAGGGACAGTCAGAAAGTCTCGTCGTGGCCGGAGGAGAAAATACAA CCCTGCCCGGAACAGCAGCAGTTCCCGCCAGGACGTCCCCTTGGAACCCAGCCCTACAACACGC GCGgctgtccctctgcctccccggGCCCGCCCTGGACGTCCTGCCAAAAATAAGAGGAGGAAACTGGCCCCATAG